GTGGTGGTATATTGTGACCAGACCCCGGGAGCGGCCCATGTAGAAAGAGAGAGACCTCATCTTTCATGCTTGCAAGTGAAATGTGTTACAGAACATGCACTTGCCCTaataaaaaatcagtgaaatggTCTCTGGTATGACTGACGTTCTTCTAAGAATTACCGTGATGCCAAGTGACTGTGCCACTGTCATTGTTTTATCAATTGTGCGTGTAAAGAAAATGACGGGACATGTAGTCAGTCAGCTGTGTTCTCTGCAATAAATCACTGATAGCATATGTTACCAGTAAGGAAAAACTGAGGCAGAACCAGATTGAGGCGAACAAACTCGCAAGTCAAAGGCCTAATTAGCTGTGGTAACTAGAAGGAATCAACAAAGCCAAGAACAGAAATACTGAGGatttaaaaataacctttttgGTTTTCTAAAGATTTCACTAATGGAACTTTAGTTTTTATTAGAAGAACAACTCTCCCTAAGGAGTACATAGTCAACAAATAAGCATGGAATTTGTGGAGTTCTGTCAGGGGTGGAGGTTTGATGGTTGGGGTTAAATGGTCCAATCTGGGATAAAACTTTGTGGCGCTTATTTTAGAAGCAGTTTTCCAGCTTTGCTTCTGCTACCGTAGCTTGGATTGTCTGCGGACTCAAAGGTAAGGGAATAACAGAACTCCTTAAATGTTTCAgaagctttgtttgtttttgttttttaaagataaagcagtttttaaaactttcaacCCAAAACAGCTGCTTTTAGTTCTTGATCCCTCATTAGCTAGAACTGTTTTCAAATAGTTTCAGGCAACTAATGATCTTATAGCcatcacaaaaatattttgtcaCTTTTCTACGTAAGCTCAATTTGAGTCCCAGTCCATCTTCTAACAtttgactaagacctcaaactgaaTTGTAACAAGACTTGAAATACAGGACTTTTTTAATCTAGTGGTTCTTTATTTATAACGTAGGCTGAAGCAATTGTTACAATGTAGGAGGGAGACACATTACACAATTGTTATTTATACAAGTTTAGAACAAAAAACTGCACAGGGAGAGGTCAACTCTCAGTACAAACTAGCAACTAAAGCACAATAATTTACTGTTAGAAacgatttctttatttttagctgTGACACTGCTTTTACAATATGCAAAAACACAAGCAGAACTACCCAAGGTGTGTTGTCACATTCTTTCTACATTGAATTtggcaacattttatttattcagattATACTAACGTTTAAAAACTAAACAAGTGAAAAGCTGTACCAAGGTACAGTTACATCCATTTATTTCAAAGGTTTAAAATACCACTTTTATCTATTGTGATTACCTTGCAGCGATTTCTGCTTTTGCAAAAACCATCTCAAGCATCATATGCACAATGCATCAGCTACTTTTAGTCATCAAGATTGGTGGGCTAAACCACAGGCACTACTGTTGTTTATATTCTGTAAAAGGAGcttgtttttcaaagaaaaaagctTAAATAGTTTCTAATAATCATGCCTTTGCTTTAAAGCCGTAACATAAAATGTCCTTGAGCAATTGCAGCAGTGTTCAATGTTAATATATAGAACAATGACCATACGGTACGTTACTCTCACATCCAATGCAGTTATGTGTTAAAGCATAAGATTAGGTAATTGAGGGTTAGAGCCAACAGGAATCTGCAGGGTGTATGAGACCCACCAAACTCCTCCTCTGCCTTGAGAGGGTTCGGTCAGAAATGTGCCCTGTTATGACCTGACTGCTAAGGGACTTGCTTGCTTTCTTAAACACTATTGTCTTCAAATGTGATCCCTTTAAATCTACAAATCTCTGTTGGCTTTAGGGGATGGGCAGTATAACAAATTTAACTTCCACTTAGAAAAGACAAATCCTTTCCAAAAAACATTACCCAGAATACAAAAAAAGGACAGTATAGTGGTCAGATTCCCAGTGACAATAAACAAATCCTCCTCTCTTCAATGTTTACTGTGAAGCCAGTTAACTGCCAtttatttgaaagaagaaaagaaaaacaagccccCAGATTGGTAAACACATTGGCAAGTTGCTAGACTCCAAGCTGGCTACCCTTGTCAAATCCGTTCgagttttttcaaaatatttgggcTTTTTAACGCACCCAGCCTGCTGGGCACAGTTAAGTAAAAGGCATTTACTATAATGTAAGAATTCCCtgctatcattatttttaaatgttttcacatttttaaaactgcCTTACCCTTTTGGATGTATTTGGATTCCATAAAGGTGAGTACAATCAACGAGAAACTGAAGTGGGAGATTCTACGACTGCCCAGAGGCAGCAGCATGCATGGGGCTGGTTGTGGGTGCTGTGTGCAGTCCAGAGGAATCGTGGGAGAAAGGAAGTCCTTAAACACCCTACAGAAACAAACACTGCAATCCAGTATGGCTTATTCGGATGCATTTACCATGAAGCTACCAGAAGAAATTCAACCTACGAGGCTACTCTTAAATGTAACAGGATCGGCTATGTTGACGATGTACCCCTCCCATGGCCCTCCCCCCAATCCCAACACAGTCTACCATTTCCAGATTTACTTCACTCTGAATATTGCTCATCAATTGTTACTCCTGCTCTTTTCATCCAGAACATAGTATATTTAAATGAAGATTTTACCTCTTACCCATTTAGTTTGTACATTAAAATAACTTGCATTTGCTTCTAAGCTAGACTATTACAATGCATCTACAAAAgcttgtggggaaaaaaaaagaagagtgaagtATAGTAAATCCTTTTCTAAAATTAACTACTTCGTGGTTCCCCTGCCCCAACCCCCcttatgcatttaaaattttacaaagacTTGTAAAAAAGTTAAATGGAATTTGGCACCTTCagaaaaatcaaaagggaaacTAAGATTAAAATGTGCAGAAAGAaaattgtcaatatttacaaattaaaagaTCAAGATTATGTCAGTTACATAGGTTGGTTTTAATTCTTATCTAAAGGTGTCGAGTACTTTCAAAAGAGCTATATTCCGAGTTGCCTAcaaaatcttttgttttattatagaTTGGAATGGATCAAGACAAATTAGGTTTTATTAATGAAACAGTTCATTCCCCACCGGTGCATTTCTTGTGAGCCTAAGAGAAGCGAGGGGCCGAGCGATCGTTTGTCGTGGTCTTCTTCAGTTTCACGCCCCTTCGGATGGCGTTCAGCATGTCTTCTCCTTGTGGAGTATCCCTTGGGCTCAGGTGTGCAGGGTCACTCTCTGGAATCTGGCCTGGGGAGACAGTGGCACTTGGGGGTTCCCGTTCCTGGTCTTCAGCTTCGCTTTCTGGAATTGCCTGTCTGTGCTCCTCAGGGATACTGGGCTTCGGGCCTGGAAGTGGAGGGTTAACGGAAGCTTGGCCGCTCCACATTGAGGAGGGCATGCTGGTGACACCTTGGGGGCCCTCACCCACAGATGGCGACTCAGGGCTGTGCTCCCCCCGCTCTTCTGGCCCATCTGGAGGGGCTGGCAACACCCCTGGGAGGTCTGGGACGGTTGGGGTCTTGACAGGGATCACGGGTGTCTTGATGGGGATGGGACCAGCTCCAATGGTTCCCCGGCGGACAGAAGGCTTGGTGGAAGGGGTCCGTCGGATAGTTGCAACCCCTGGAGTGACCATAGCAGGTCCCAGGGTGGTGGGGAGGCCAGCAGTTGAGGCTGGACGCTTGGCTTGGAACATCCGTCGGTAGGACTGGCTGATGTCGCTGTTTCTTGGAATGGTGGAGGACTTGTCGAACTCCTGCTGATCTGCCTCCTGGTCACCACTTACAGAGAAATAATCATAATCTGAAACTGATTATAGGATTTGATTAGACATATTCAAGACAGCAGCTGTGCTTCTTTGATTCTTCTGGGCTGGGAGGACAAAAGGCACGCAAGGCAGGGTACACACACAGTCTCATCCCAAGCTTCCCCCAGGCTTCTCTACCATCTTCAGAAAGCCTCACCAACTAAGAACTCCCTGGCAGGGATCTTTGCTTTGTTCACTGATGTGTCCCaagtacctagaacagtgctgGACACGGTAGGCACTCAAATATCATCAATGGGGAAGAAGGTAAAGCTGCTAGGCTGCAGCGAAGCTACCTGCAAGCATCTCTGGGAGGAATAAGGGGGATGAAAGAAGACAAATTCTCCAGTCCAGAATTCAACATGAAGATCAAACCTCAAATAGACTAGCCTAGGCTATAACATCTCCCTGATAATTAACTGGAGAGGCAAGGGCTAGACAAAGAACAAAGCTACTGACAGTGAGTCCCTGACAATAAGGGACAAAGACAGTTTCCATCAGTGTCATGTGCTCACTTCCTTGTAAGACCAATCTCAGGATGATGTGGGAGCTTACAGATTAAGCAGCTCACAGCCCTGATTCTGAACCACCGTACTATTGATAATTTGGGCTGGATAGTTCTTTTTATGGAGGACGTGGTGGGGAGGGGCTGTGCTGTGTGTTCTGGGATGTTTAAGCAATATCCCTGCCCTgtgcccactagatgccagtagtacccctccagttgtgacaaccagaaatgtctacagacattgccagatgtcccctGGGGAATAAAATCACCCTCCAATAAGACTCACTGTCTTAGAGGTTTTGAATGATGAATGGCATAGCTTTTGGTCAATTATCATAGATATATTCTAGCTGTTAGATTTTCATCTTGCCTGACTTGTGTGTGCAGTGGACTTGAGGATGAGGGAGGCAGGTTTGATAGAGGATTTGGCTGGAATAGGTTAAGAACTTGGGCATTACACTCTAACACACTTAGGTTCAAACTCCAGTTCTACTTATTGGTTGTGTGAATATGAGCGAGTTATTGAGCCTTAATTTCCACTTCTGTAAAATAGGGGTGAAAATACCTACCCCATAAGTggctgtaaagattaaatgagaaaataaccaTAAAGTGTGTAGTGCAAAGtgctaaaacaaaaatgaagctattcctttgagacagggtctcgttttgttgcccaggctggagtgcagtgatgcagtcatggatcactgcagcctcgacttcccaggctcaagcagtcctcccacctcagcctccagagtagctgggaccacacgtgTGTGctgctacacctggctaatttttgtattttctgtagagacaagagttttgccatgtttcccagattggtctcgaacttctgcagctcaagcaatctgctcacctccAAGTCCCAAaatattgagattacaggcgtaagccactgccctGGCCTGAAGCTATTCTTATTACAGCACATGTCTCCATTCAAATTGGAGACTGCTGTATATGATGCTACAAAACGCAAAAAGCTGTGAAAGTCCAGAtccctttatttattattattattttttgagacagagtcttgctctgtcgcccaggctggagtgcagtggcgtgatctcggctcactgcaagctctgcctcctaggttcacgccattttcctgcctcagcctcctgagtagctgggactacaggtgcccgccaccacgcccggctaattttttgtatttttagtagagatggggtttcaccatgttagccaggatggtctcgatctcctgacctcgtgatccacctgccttggcctcccaaagtgctgggattacaggcgtgagccaccgcgcccgaccccaGATCCCTTTCTTATATGGCAGCTACCTGACAACTACAGATGAGCTCCCCAAAGCATTCCCAGATGACGAAAACAATCCTGACACCTGTTAGTTAGCGAGTGGTGGGTTGTGGTTAAAATGGACCAGCAGTTTTCTATCTCCTCATCTGGTGCTGCTCAGAAAGCCTAAGTGCACACCCCAGGCTGCCTCGTACCTTGGGAAGGGATGGTGTCCTCAGAGCAGCAGGGGGTGGTTGTCTGGGTGCTGTAGCCGCTGGAGCACTGAAGCGAGTCCCGGCTGCTCCTCTGGGTGTCCAGCTGCAGGCCCCgagacagggccagggccagctCCTCACAAGCCTCCATCTCCTCACCAGGCTGCAGGTTGGAGGAGAGAAATACACAGGTTGCTTTAGGGGGGGCCTCAACGGCACTTCTGTCCTGCCCCCGTGAGCACTACATGTCTGTGGGGCCAGGGGGCTATTGACTTGCTTGGGTCCCACTCTGACCCTAGAAAGTTCTGCCTCTCTCATTCCCACACAAGGTTTTTTCCCAGGGACTTTGCTGTAGAGCAGGAAGTCAGGGAATGGAGCCCAGGTCCCTCCAGCTGCAAggctgccttggccccccagtTGCTGGCCAGAATGTGATCCCCAGCCAGGCTGAGGTGGCCCCAACCAGCTATTGAGAACAAGAGCATCACCCTGGTGGCAGCCGATACAGTCATGCTCCGTGGTCTCTGAGCCTCCTCAGCTGCTGCAGGTGGGCCGCTGGCGGTAGTGGGTCCTCCCCCGTTGGGGTCTGGTTCTCGCTTCTCTTTGCGGCGCTGCAGGGTGTTCACCAGAGGCTGGTCATAGGGCCCAGGCTTAGCCCAGTCCTATGCAGAACAAGTGCGGTCAGGAGCCAGGGCCTCTGCCTCCACTGGAGGGCTGCGGGGACCCCATAGACAGCTCCCCAGAGAAGGCAGCTGGGCCCCTTAAGGGGAACCTCCGGCTGGGACAAGCCACAGGCCCTCTGCATGCCCTCTCCAGGCTCTAAAGGGCAAGGAATGGAAACCCTTTGGGAGCCCCCTGTGTACCTCCCTTTTCCTCGTCTCTGCCCAAAGATTAAAAACCCTCACCCACCAGGTGGCAGCAGGAGACCCGGCAGCCACCTAACAGGTGACCGGTGTAAGCTAAGGGGACCCGCCAGTGGGCAGCACATCCTGCTTCTCCTGTCTGAAGGGACCAGCGCTCCTTAACAACCCAGATGGCTTCCCGTTAGGGGAATGGCCACCAGCGAGCACTAAAGCAACATCAGCCCTTCTCCCTCCATTCCCAGGAAACCAGCCTCAAAGGGCATGGCAGGCTCCCTGCCCTCTCAAGCCCTCAGAAGGAAACGAAGGCGCCCAGGGGCAGTAGAAAGATTCCGAGGAGCCTTGAGAGGCCCACACCGCCTGTGAGGGCTAAAGTCAAAACCTGCTTAAAATGCTGGCAGCCAAGGGGCCTACTTTTCAAATTAGGGTCCTCCTCTCAAAAGAGAGCAGATTATCCTGGAGGAGCATTGATCGGACTTGCTAGGGGATCATTTTCAAAGTTCGTCTTTATATTAAAGCAAACATGTTTGAACACTCAAGACTAAAACTAAAGTCTGCATGTACTGTTAAGTTCAACATGATCATCCCAAACCTGCTTTGGGTTATGGTTCTGTTACCACAGCCCAGCAGGGAGCTCATTAGGGAAAATGGGAAACATGGCCAGAAGGAAAGTCCCCCCTAGACCCCCTAGAAGCTCTGATCATGCTGACACCCTCAGGTGGCCCCCGGGAGGGACCAACCCACAGATTTCAACTTGATGCAAAACTGGGCCTTTGGACTTGGAACTGCCACTGCCTGCGGTGCACACTGCACTGCCGTCCATCAGGGATTGACCAAAGTCCCCTGAAGGAAGACCCTCAGCCCCAGCTACCTGTGGAAATTGCTGTCTTAGAGCTGCCGGCTGCTTTCTGCTTCTCCCCCAATGGGAGTTTCCTGAGGGAGAGGCATTATGGGGAAGAAGGCAGAGTGTGAAAGGAAGGGGGTGAGGGGATAGTCGGGGTGAGGGGGTTGGAACAGAAGAGGGGTGAGCACAGAGGCAATGacggggagaggaggagggggagagacaCAAACCTTCCAGCTAGGGATCTGAGATGACGGGAACATGCCGGGCCCAATGGTGTAATAATGAGCGTAGTCTGGAAGGTGGACAGAGGTGACCCGAGGGAGCAGGcgggaggcaggcaggcaatGAGGGAAAAGGCCTGCACCCGTGGGCCCCACGTGGGACTCACTTGATAAACTATAGTGAGAAAACCCGTTAGACaactggaaacaaacaaaaaaaggggaggggaaaggaaaaaaaattaatataacagGATGAGTGCGGAGATACAAAATGGCATTGACATTCAAGGGAGGGGAAACctgaatatttataaataaaacaaacattggGGCTCTGCTGCTCACGGATGATCTGTGATGCAAGAGAAAAGAGCCGGGGTGCAAAGAATGCACATCAGTTTGACAGCAAATAAGCATCTATGTTTGACCTACGTTTTAGAAGTTTGGAAATTGATCAGTGCCCTCAATTTGTGGCCTTGTCAATGGTTTTTGATAATGTAACTAATGAAGCCTCACTTAATGGTGATAGTGATTTGCTCATTTCattatgcaaatttaaaaatttcaaagcatCTTCAAATGAATCTGTTCATTCTAGGTTTCCAAAATCATCGCATTGCTCAGGAGCACATTCTCAATCAAGGGCAGGGGGATGGGGGTGCAAACTAAAAAGCGGAAAAGCACACAGCCTCTGACACAGTGACACGGCTCATCCAACGGTCTGGTGGGTGGCtcgggaagggagggaggaggatggaCAGGCACGCAACACCTGGTCTGGGAGAAAGCCTTCACACCTCCAAATTCCCCAtaccccttcctctcccttgaGACAACCATGTGGTCATTGTCCAGCAGCCAGGCACTCATTCTAGAAAATGCCCTCAGCCTTGTCCCACCCTCTGTCCCCAAGAGGAGCCCCACTCTTGGTGTCGATTCTGAGCTTCCAGGTTGCCGCGGCTGTGAGGGCTGTGTGAGCAGCAGGCAGGGGGACCAGGGAGAGTGGGGCCGCTGTGGCTGCCACCCGGGCGGTCACCTTCTCTGTGGACACCCAGGCACCCATGGTAGAGCCCGAGCTGACAGAGGTGGGGGAGCTGCACTCGCTCACTGACTGGCAGGTTTCCGAGGCTTCGGAGGAGGCCGAGCTGGACGAGTTCTGCAGCAAGGGAGGGGCCACACGAGGGGACCAACAGAAACCGAGCCACACACCaccaaaatataataaataaaaaaaggaatggggatgggagtggggaagggcacacacagagagaaagagacagac
This genomic stretch from Pan paniscus chromosome 7, NHGRI_mPanPan1-v2.0_pri, whole genome shotgun sequence harbors:
- the MTSS1 gene encoding protein MTSS 1 isoform X2 — translated: MEAVIEKECSALGGLFQTIISDMKGSYPVWEDFINKAGKLQSQLRTTVVAAAAFLDAFQKVADMATNTRGGTREIGSALTRMCMRHRSIEAKLRQFSSALIDCLINPLQEQMEEWKKVANQLDKDHAKEYKKARQEIKKKSSDTLKLQKKAKKGRGDIQPQLDSALQDVNDKYLLLEETEKQAVRKALIEERGRFCTFISMLRPVIEEEISMLGEITHLQTISEDLKSLTMDPHKLPSSSEQVILDLKGSDYSWSYQTPPSSPSTTMSRKSSVCSSLNSVNSSDSRSSGSHSHSPSSHYRYRSSNLAQQAPVRLSSVSSHDSGFISQDAFQSKSPSPMPPEAPNQNSSSSASSEASETCQSVSECSSPTSVSSGSTMGAWVSTEKLSNGFSHYSLSSESHVGPTGAGLFPHCLPASRLLPRVTSVHLPDYAHYYTIGPGMFPSSQIPSWKRRKEKREPDPNGGGPTTASGPPAAAEEAQRPRSMTVSAATRPGEEMEACEELALALSRGLQLDTQRSSRDSLQCSSGYSTQTTTPCCSEDTIPSQVSDYDYFSVSGDQEADQQEFDKSSTIPRNSDISQSYRRMFQAKRPASTAGLPTTLGPAMVTPGVATIRRTPSTKPSVRRGTIGAGPIPIKTPVIPVKTPTVPDLPGVLPAPPDGPEERGEHSPESPSVGEGPQGVTSMPSSMWSGQASVNPPLPGPKPSIPEEHRQAIPESEAEDQEREPPSATVSPGQIPESDPAHLSPRDTPQGEDMLNAIRRGVKLKKTTTNDRSAPRFS
- the MTSS1 gene encoding protein MTSS 1 isoform X5, giving the protein MEAVIEKECSALGGLFQTIISDMKGSYPVWEDFINKAGKLQSQLRTTVVAAAAFLDAFQKVADMATNTRGGTREIGSALTRMCMRHRSIEAKLRQFSSALIDCLINPLQEQMEEWKKVANQLDKDHAKEYKKARQEIKKKSSDTLKLQKKAKKGRGDIQPQLDSALQDVNDKYLLLEETEKQAVRKALIEERGRFCTFISMLRPVIEEEISMLGEITHLQTISEDLKSLTMDPHKLPSSSEQVILDLKGSDYSWSYQTPPSSPSTTMSRKSSVCSSLNSVNSSDSRSSGSHSHSPSSHYRYRSSNLAQQAPVRLSSVSSHDSGFISQDAFQSKSPSPMPPEAPNQNSSSSASSEASETCQSVSECSSPTSVSSGSTMGAWVSTEKDWAKPGPYDQPLVNTLQRRKEKREPDPNGGGPTTASGPPAAAEEAQRPRSMTVSAATRPGEEMEACEELALALSRGLQLDTQRSSRDSLQCSSGYSTQTTTPCCSEDTIPSQVSDYDYFSVSGDQEADQQEFDKSSTIPRNSDISQSYRRMFQAKRPASTAGLPTTLGPAMVTPGVATIRRTPSTKPSVRRGTIGAGPIPIKTPVIPVKTPTVPDLPGVLPAPPDGPEERGEHSPESPSVGEGPQGVTSMPSSMWSGQASVNPPLPGPKPSIPEEHRQAIPESEAEDQEREPPSATVSPGQIPESDPAHLSPRDTPQGEDMLNAIRRGVKLKKTTTNDRSAPRFS
- the MTSS1 gene encoding protein MTSS 1 isoform X1 produces the protein MEAVIEKECSALGGLFQTIISDMKGSYPVWEDFINKAGKLQSQLRTTVVAAAAFLDAFQKVADMATNTRGGTREIGSALTRMCMRHRSIEAKLRQFSSALIDCLINPLQEQMEEWKKVANQLDKDHAKEYKKARQEIKKKSSDTLKLQKKAKKGRGDIQPQLDSALQDVNDKYLLLEETEKQAVRKALIEERGRFCTFISMLRPVIEEEISMLGEITHLQTISEDLKSLTMDPHKLPSSSEQVILDLKGSDYSWSYQTPPSSPSTTMSRKSSVCSSLNSVNSSDSRSSGSHSHSPSSHYRYRSSNLAQQAPVRLSSVSSHDSGFISQDAFQSKSPSPMPPEAPNQNSSSSASSEASETCQSVSECSSPTSVSSGSTMGAWVSTEKLSNGFSHYSLSSESHVGPTGAGLFPHCLPASRLLPRVTSVHLPDYAHYYTIGPGMFPSSQIPSWKDWAKPGPYDQPLVNTLQRRKEKREPDPNGGGPTTASGPPAAAEEAQRPRSMTVSAATRPGEEMEACEELALALSRGLQLDTQRSSRDSLQCSSGYSTQTTTPCCSEDTIPSQVSDYDYFSVSGDQEADQQEFDKSSTIPRNSDISQSYRRMFQAKRPASTAGLPTTLGPAMVTPGVATIRRTPSTKPSVRRGTIGAGPIPIKTPVIPVKTPTVPDLPGVLPAPPDGPEERGEHSPESPSVGEGPQGVTSMPSSMWSGQASVNPPLPGPKPSIPEEHRQAIPESEAEDQEREPPSATVSPGQIPESDPAHLSPRDTPQGEDMLNAIRRGVKLKKTTTNDRSAPRFS
- the MTSS1 gene encoding protein MTSS 1 isoform X4 — protein: MEAVIEKECSALGGLFQTIISDMKGSYPVWEDFINKAGKLQSQLRTTVVAAAAFLDAFQKVADMATNTRGGTREIGSALTRMCMRHRSIEAKLRQFSSALIDCLINPLQEQMEEWKKVANQLDKDHAKEYKKARQEIKKKSSDTLKLQKKAKKGRGDIQPQLDSALQDVNDKYLLLEETEKQAVRKALIEERGRFCTFISMLRPVIEEEISMLGEITHLQTISEDLKSLTMDPHKLPSSSEQVILDLKGSDYSWSYQTPPSSPSTTMSRKSSVCSSLNSVNSSDSRSSGSHSHSPSSHYRYRSSNLAQQAPVRLSSVSSHDSGFISQDAFQSKSPSPMPPEAPNQLSNGFSHYSLSSESHVGPTGAGLFPHCLPASRLLPRVTSVHLPDYAHYYTIGPGMFPSSQIPSWKRRKEKREPDPNGGGPTTASGPPAAAEEAQRPRSMTVSAATRPGEEMEACEELALALSRGLQLDTQRSSRDSLQCSSGYSTQTTTPCCSEDTIPSQVSDYDYFSVSGDQEADQQEFDKSSTIPRNSDISQSYRRMFQAKRPASTAGLPTTLGPAMVTPGVATIRRTPSTKPSVRRGTIGAGPIPIKTPVIPVKTPTVPDLPGVLPAPPDGPEERGEHSPESPSVGEGPQGVTSMPSSMWSGQASVNPPLPGPKPSIPEEHRQAIPESEAEDQEREPPSATVSPGQIPESDPAHLSPRDTPQGEDMLNAIRRGVKLKKTTTNDRSAPRFS
- the MTSS1 gene encoding protein MTSS 1 isoform X3 — protein: MEAVIEKECSALGGLFQTIISDMKGSYPVWEDFINKAGKLQSQLRTTVVAAAAFLDAFQKVADMATNTRGGTREIGSALTRMCMRHRSIEAKLRQFSSALIDCLINPLQEQMEEWKKVANQLDKDHAKEYKKARQEIKKKSSDTLKLQKKAKKGRGDIQPQLDSALQDVNDKYLLLEETEKQAVRKALIEERGRFCTFISMLRPVIEEEISMLGEITHLQTISEDLKSLTMDPHKLPSSSEQVILDLKGSDYSWSYQTPPSSPSTTMSRKSSVCSSLNSVNSSDSRSSGSHSHSPSSHYRYRSSNLAQQAPVRLSSVSSHDSGFISQDAFQSKSPSPMPPEAPNQLSNGFSHYSLSSESHVGPTGAGLFPHCLPASRLLPRVTSVHLPDYAHYYTIGPGMFPSSQIPSWKDWAKPGPYDQPLVNTLQRRKEKREPDPNGGGPTTASGPPAAAEEAQRPRSMTVSAATRPGEEMEACEELALALSRGLQLDTQRSSRDSLQCSSGYSTQTTTPCCSEDTIPSQVSDYDYFSVSGDQEADQQEFDKSSTIPRNSDISQSYRRMFQAKRPASTAGLPTTLGPAMVTPGVATIRRTPSTKPSVRRGTIGAGPIPIKTPVIPVKTPTVPDLPGVLPAPPDGPEERGEHSPESPSVGEGPQGVTSMPSSMWSGQASVNPPLPGPKPSIPEEHRQAIPESEAEDQEREPPSATVSPGQIPESDPAHLSPRDTPQGEDMLNAIRRGVKLKKTTTNDRSAPRFS
- the MTSS1 gene encoding protein MTSS 1 isoform X6; the encoded protein is MEAVIEKECSALGGLFQTIISDMKGSYPVWEDFINKAGKLQSQLRTTVVAAAAFLDAFQKVADMATNTRGGTREIGSALTRMCMRHRSIEAKLRQFSSALIDCLINPLQEQMEEWKKVANQLDKDHAKEYKKARQEIKKKSSDTLKLQKKAKKGRGDIQPQLDSALQDVNDKYLLLEETEKQAVRKALIEERGRFCTFISMLRPVIEEEISMLGEITHLQTISEDLKSLTMDPHKLPSSSEQVILDLKGSDYSWSYQTPPSSPSTTMSRKSSVCSSLNSVNSSDSRSSGSHSHSPSSHYRYRSSNLAQQAPVRLSSVSSHDSGFISQDAFQSKSPSPMPPEAPNQDWAKPGPYDQPLVNTLQRRKEKREPDPNGGGPTTASGPPAAAEEAQRPRSMTVSAATRPGEEMEACEELALALSRGLQLDTQRSSRDSLQCSSGYSTQTTTPCCSEDTIPSQVSDYDYFSVSGDQEADQQEFDKSSTIPRNSDISQSYRRMFQAKRPASTAGLPTTLGPAMVTPGVATIRRTPSTKPSVRRGTIGAGPIPIKTPVIPVKTPTVPDLPGVLPAPPDGPEERGEHSPESPSVGEGPQGVTSMPSSMWSGQASVNPPLPGPKPSIPEEHRQAIPESEAEDQEREPPSATVSPGQIPESDPAHLSPRDTPQGEDMLNAIRRGVKLKKTTTNDRSAPRFS